Within the Solibacillus silvestris genome, the region GGTAAGGTAATTGCTGAAGATATTTTTGCCAATACACAATATCCGATTATCTATAAAAATACAAAAGTAAAACCTGAGCACTTACGTGTGTTTGATTTATTTAATTTAAAAACAGTATTAGTACATAATGAAATTGAAGTTGAAGAAATCGAGCTGAATGAAGAAAAATTGGATATCCCTCCAGTAGCTATACCGCTACAGCAATTCACAAGTTTCGAAAAATATTATCTTGATGGTATTGCACAATTGAAAAAAGAGTTTTCAAATTGGGAAGCGGGCGGAAGAGTCGATCTGACAAAAGTGAGAAACATAATGCTCCCGTTAATGGATATGGTTTTAGAGGATCGCTCTTACATATTCGATTTAAACAGTTATTCGAATGCAAAGGACTATTTATATCATCATTGCATCGCTACCGGATTAATTGCAGCAGTCATTGCAAAGAAAATGGGATATGAACGAGGGGATACGATTCAGCTGGCTATCGCAGGAATGCTAGCTGATAGTGGAATGTCGCGAATTCCCTCACGTATACGGGATAAGAAGAGTGTATTAACAGAATCAGAGTTTGGGGAAGTACGAAAACACCCTTACTATAGTTACTTACTAATCAAAAACGTAACCGCTATAAAGGATATTATGAAAGTTGCTGTATATCAGCACCATGAACGTTTGGATGGCAGCGGCTATCCAAAAGGTGATCGTATCGGGTCAATTTCAATATTTGCCCAAATTATTGCTGTAGCAGATGTGTTCCATGCAATGACTAGTGAGCGTATGTATCGTTCAAAACAATCTCTTTTCAAAGTAATTGAAATGATTAAGGAAGAGGAGTTTGGAAAATTCGATATTAAGGTTGTTCAGGCTTTAATGAATATTGTCGTTGACTTACCAATAGGAACGAAAATTGAATTATCGAATTTAGAGTTGGGTGAAGTAATGTTCATTAATAAGTACTCACCTACACGCCCACTTGTAAAATTGACACGTACAGGAGAAATTGTGGATCTTTCATCTAATAGAAGCTTTTATATTTCACGTGTAATTACTCAGGGATATAAACTGAACTAATTGTTAAAGGGGGCTGTTTCTTTAATTAAAGAAGTAGCCCCTTTTCATTATAGCTTCATTTATATAAACATACTTAAAATAAAAGGGTAAAAATATTTAATAAACTATTGACGATTATAATTTCAAATGTTATTATATTTAAAGTCCTTACAAGATAACATCTTTTGAAAGCGAAATATTAAAAAAGGGTTGACTTGATCGAAAGGATGCTGTAATATAATAAAAGTTGTCGCATGAAAGAAAAATGCTTCAACAACAAAAAACTTTTCGTTAAAAAGTGTTGACAAACAACACCGAATCATGATAAGATATAAAAGTTGTCACAGCGACAACGCAATGAACCTTGAAAACTGAACAAGCAACGTTAATGAAACAAGCTTCTTAAATGAAGCAAACAATAGATTTTAACTTCTAACGAAGTTGGATCGCTAGCAAAGCAAATGAGCTTTCAAACTACTTTTATGGAGAGTTTGATCCTGGCTCAGGACGAACGCTGGCGGCGTGCCTAATACATGCAAGTCGAGCGGAAATTTTATTGGTGCTTGCACCTTTAAAATTTTAGCGGCGGACGGGTGAGTAACACGTGGGTAACCTACCTTATAGATTGGGATAACTCCGGGAAACCGGGGCTAATACCGAATAATACTTTTTAACACATGTTTGAAAGTTGAAAGACGGTTTCGGCTGTCACTATAAGATGGACCCGCGGCGCATTAGCTAGTTGGTGAGGTAACGGCTCACCAAGGCAACGATGCGTAGCCGACCTGAGAGGGTGATCGGCCACACTGGGACTGAGACACGGCCCAGACTCCTACGGGAGGCAGCAGTAGGGAATCTTCCACAATGGACGAAAGTCTGATGGAGCAACGCCGCGTGAGTGAAGAAGGATTTCGGTTCGTAAAACTCTGTTGCAAGGGAAGAACAAGTAGCGTAGTAACTGGCGCTACCTTGACGGTACCTTGTTAGAAAGCCACGGCTAACTACGTGCCAGCAGCCGCGGTAATACGTAGGTGGCAAGCGTTGTCCGGAATTATTGGGCGTAAAGCGCGCGCAGGTGGTTCCTTAAGTCTGATGTGAAAGCCCCCGGCTCAACCGGGGAGGGTCATTGGAAACTGGGGAACTTGAGTGCAGAAGAGGATAGTGGAATTCCAAGTGTAGCGGTGAAATGCGTAGAGATTTGGAGGAACACCAGTGGCGAAGGCGACTGTCTGGTCTGTAACTGACACTGAGGCGCGAAAGCGTGGGGAGCAAACAGGATTAGATACCCTGGTAGTCCACGCCGTAAACGATGAGTGCTAAGTGTTGGGGGGTTTCCGCCCCTCAGTGCTGCAGCTAACGCATTAAGCACTCCGCCTGGGGAGTACGGTCGCAAGACTGAAACTCAAAGGAATTGACGGGGGCCCGCACAAGCGGTGGAGCATGTGGTTTAATTCGAAGCAACGCGAAGAACCTTACCAGGTCTTGACATCCCGGTGACCACTATGGAGACATAGTTTCCCCTTCGGGGGCAACGGTGACAGGTGGTGCATGGTTGTCGTCAGCTCGTGTCGTGAGATGTTGGGTTAAGTCCCGCAACGAGCGCAACCCTTATTCTTAGTTGCCATCATTCAGTTGGGCACTCTAAGGAGACTGCCGGTGATAAACCGGAGGAAGGTGGGGATGACGTCAAATCATCATGCCCCTTATGACCTGGGCTACACACGTGCTACAATGGACGGTACAAACGGTTGCCAACCCGCGAGGGGGAGCTAATCCGATAAAACCGTTCTCAGTTCGGATTGTAGGCTGCAACTCGCCTACATGAAGCCGGAATCGCTAGTAATCGCGGATCAGCATGCCGCGGTGAATACGTTCCCGGGCCTTGTACACACCGCCCGTCACACCACGAGAGTTTGTAACACCCGAAGTCGGTGAGGTAACCTTTTGGAGCCAGCCGCCGAAGGTGGGATAGATGATTGGGGTGAAGTCGTAACAAGGTAGCCGTATCGGAAGGTGCGGCTGGATCACCTCCTTTCTAAGGATTATTTCGGAATCATTCCCTTGGGGGAATGAAACATTAACGTTTGCTGTTCAGTTTTGAAGGTTCATTCTTAAATGAATGAAATACTTCAAAACACTTCGTTCTTTGAAAACTGGATAAAACGACATTGAAAGCAATAAATCAAATTTCTATTTTATAGATTTTTAAACAAGTCAAGCAATTGACGTGTAAACTTAAATCTTAGATCTCTGATCTAAGTGTTAACTTTTGGTTAAGTTAATAAGGGCGCACGGTGGATGCCTTGGCACTAGGAGTCGATGAAGGACGGCACTAACACCGATATGCCTCGGGGAGCTGTAAGTAAGCTTTGATCCGGGGATTTCCGAATGGGGGAACCCACTATCTTTAATCGGATAGTATCTTCACGTGAATTCATAGCGTGTTGAAGACAGACGCAGGGAACTGAAACATCTAAGTACCTGCAGGAACAGAAAGAAAATTCGATTCCCTGAGTAGCGGCGAGCGAAACGGGAAGAGCCCAAACCAAAGAGCTTGCTCTTTGGGGTTGTAGGACACTCTATACGGAGTTACAAAAGAATGAATTAGACGAAGCGACTTGGAAAGGTCCGCGAAACAAGGTAAAAGCCCTGTAGTCAAAAGTTCATTCCCTCCAGAGTGGATCCTGAGTACGGCGGAACACGTGAAATTCCGTCGGAATCCGGGAGGACCATCTCCCAAGGCTAAATACTACCTAGTGACCGATAGTGAACCAGTACCGTGAGGGAAAGGTGAAAAGCACCCCGGAAGGGGAGTGAAATAGATCCTGAAACCGTGTGCCTACAAGTAGTTAGAGCCCGTTAATGGGTGATAGCGTGCCTTTTGTAGAATGAACCGGCGAGTTACGATTACGTGCGAGGTTAAGTTGAGAAGACGGAGCCGCAGCGAAAGCGAGTCTGAATAGGGCGAATTAGTACGTGGTCGTAGACCCGAAACCAGGTGATCTACCCATGTCCAGGGTGAAGGTGAGGTAACACTCACTGGAGGCCCGAACCCACGCACGTTGAAAAGTGCGGGGATGAGGTGTGGGTAGCGGAGAAATTCCAATCGAACCTGGAGATAGCTGGTTCTCTCCGAAATAGCTTTAGGGCTAGCCTCGTGATTGAGAATACCGGAGGTAGAGCACTGTTTGGACTAGGGGGGCATCTCGCTTTACCGAATTCAGACAAACTCCGAATGCCGGATATTTATACACGGGAGTCAGACTGCGAGTGATAAGATCCGTAGTCAAGAGGGAAACAGCCCAGACCACCAGCTAAGGTCCCCAAGTAATCGTTAAGTGGAAAAGGATGTGGCGTTGCTTAGACAACCAGGATGTTGGCTTAGAAGCAGCCATCATTTAAAGAGTGCGTAATAGCTCACTGGTCGAGTGACGCTGCGCCGAAAATGTATCGGGGCTAAACGATTCACCGAAGCTGTGGATGCATACTTTGAGTATGCGTGGTAGGAGAGCGTTCTAACAGCGTTGAAGTCAGACCGGAAGGACTGGTGGAGCGGTTAGAAGTGAGAATGCCGGTATGAGTAGCGAAACATGGGTGAGAATCCCATGCACCGTATGACTAAGGTTTCCTGAGGAAGGCTCGTCCGCTCAGGGTTAGTCGGGACCTAAGCCGAGGCCGATAGGCGTAGGCGATGGACAACAGGTTGATATTCCTGTACCACCTCCTCACCGTTTGAGAAATGGGGGGACGCAGTAGGATAGGGTAAGCACGCCGTTGGTTGCGCGTGTTCAAGCAGTAAGGCGTGTATGTAGGCAAATCCGCATACTATAACGTTGAGCTGTGATGACGAGCTCGTATGAGCGAAGTTCCTGATTTCACACTGCCAAGAAAAGCCTCTATCGAGGTGAGAGGTGCCCGTACCGCAAACCGACACAGGTAGTCGAGGAGAGAATCCTAAGGTGTGCGAGAGAACTCTCGTTAAGGAACTCGGCAAAATGACCCCGTAACTTCGGGAGAAGGGGTGCTTCTTTGGGTGCATAGCCTAGAGAAGCCGCAGTGAATAGGCCCAGGCGACTGTTTAGCAAAAACACAGGTCTCTGCAAAACCGTAAGGTGACGTATAGGGGCTGACGCCTGCCCGGTGCTGGAAGGTTAAGAGGAGCGGTTAGCGCAAGCGAAGCTGTGAATTGAAGCCCCAGTAAACGGCGGCCGTAACTATAACGGTCCTAAGGTAGCGAAATTCCTTGTCGGGTAAGTTCCGACCCGCACGAAAGGCGTAACGATCTGGGCACTGTCTCAACGAGAGACTCGGTGAAATTATAGTACCTGTGAAGATGCAGGTTACCCGCGACAGGACGGAAAGACCCCGTGGAGCTTTACTGTAGCCTGATATTGAATTTTGGTACAACTTGTACAGGATAGGTAGGAGCCAGAGATCTCGGAGCGCCAGCTTCGAAGGAGGCGTCGGTGGGATACTACCCTGGTTGTATTGAACTTCTAACCCATGCCCCTTAGCGGGGTAGGAGACAGTGTCAGGCGGACAGTTTGACTGGGGCGGTCGCCTCCTAAAGAGTAACGGAGGCGCCCAAAGGTTCCCTCAGAATGGTTGGAAATCATTCGTAGAGTGTAAAGGCATAAGGGAGCTTGACTGCGAGACCTACAAGTCGAGCAGGGTCGAAAGACGGGCTTAGTGATCCGGTGGTTCCGCATGGAAGGGCCATCGCTCAACGGATAAAAGCTACCCCGGGGATAACAGGCTTATCTCCCCCAAGAGTCCACATCGACGGGGAGGTTTGGCACCTCGATGTCGGCTCATCGCATCCTGGGGCTGTAGTCGGTCCCAAGGGTTGGGCTGTTCGCCCATTAAAGCGGTACGCGAGCTGGGTTCAGAACGTCGTGAGACAGTTCGGTCCCTATCCGTCGTGGGCGTAGGAAATTTGAGAGGAGCTGTCCTTAGTACGAGAGGACCGGGATGGACATACCGCTGGTGTACCAGTTGTCTTGCCAAAGGCATCGCTGGGTAGCTATGTATGGACGGGATAAGTGCTGAAAGCATCTAAGCATGAAGCCCCCCTCAAGATGAGATTTCCCATTACGCAAGTAAGTAAGACCCCTGAAAGACGATCAGGTAGATAGGTTCGAGGTGGAAGTGCGGTGACGCATGCAGCTGACGAATACTAATCGGTCGAGGACTTAACCACATTTTATTGCTCAATTCAATGAAACGTTTATCCAGTTTTGAAAGAATGATCTTTCTAAGGGTTTCAAGATACAAGCTAGTCGAGGAAACGACTGAGTGATTGAAGGAGCGTACTTAAGTACGTGACTGAAAGAACGAGGGAAGTTGACGAAGGATAGCGCCGTGAATTGGAAGCCGAAAATAGTGAAGTGATGATGGCAAAGAGGTCACACCCGTTCCCATACCGAACACGGAAGTTAAGCTCTTTAGCGCCGATGGTAGTTGGGGGCTTCCCCCTGTGAGAGTAGGACGTCGCTTCGCACAATGCAAACCCGCTGAGGAATCAGTGGGTTTTTTGTTATAAACTACTTATTTTCCGTACATACGAAGAAAAAACCAAATAATATAATATTCCGAATTATTTTATTTTTTAAAGATTCTTGACAGTGATGTCCCTCGGAGGTAACCTTACAATAATATTCTTTTATAAATAGGAGGCATTCTTAACAATGTGGGAAACAAAATTTGCTAAAGAAGGTTTAACTTTTGATGATGTACTATTAGTGCCAGGACACTCTGAAGTGTTACCGAAAGATGTTAATTTATCTGTAAATCTAACTGACAACATTAAGTTAAACATTCCGCTGATCTCTGCAGGTATGGATACTGTAACCGAATCAAAAATGGCAATTGCCATGGCTCGTCAAGGTGGAATTGGTATTATTCATAAAAATATGAGTATTGATGAACAAGCAGAAGAAGTCGAAAAAGTAAAACGTTCTGAAAATGGCGTTATTACAAATCCTTTCTTCCTTACTCCAGAACATCAAGTATTCGATGCAGAGCATTTGATGGGCAAATACCGCATTTCAGGTGTCCCTATTGTAAATAACATGGAAGATCAGAAGTTAGTGGGTATTATTACAAACCGTGATTTACGCTTCATTTCAGATTACTCATTAAAAATTGATGATGTAATGACAAAAGAAGATTTAATCATTGCTCCTGTAGGGACAACTTTAGAAGATGCAGAAAAAATCCTTCAGCAATATAAGATCGAAAAGTTACCGCTAGTTGATGAAGCTGGGAAGTTAACAGGCTTAATCACAATTAAAGATATCGAAAAAGTAATTGAGTTTCCAAATGCTGCGAAAGATAGCCACGGCCGATTAGTTGTAGGAGCGGCGGTTGGTGTTTCAAAAGATACAATGATGCGTATTGCTAAGTTAGTGGAAGCACAGGTGGATATCGTTGTTATTGATACAGCACATGGTCATTCTCAGGGAGTTTTAAATACAATCAAAGATATTCGTGCAGCTTATCCGGACTTGGATATTATCGCAGGCAATGTTGCAACTGCTGAAGGGACACGTGCATTGTTTGAAGCTGGTGCCGATGTTGTAAAAGTAGGTATCGGACCTGGTTCTATTTGTACAACTCGAGTTGTTGCAGGTGTGGGTGTACCACAAATTACAGCTGTTTACGATGCAGCATCAGTTGCACGTGAATTAGGTAAAACAATTATCGCTGATGGCGGTATCAAGTATTCAGGAGATATCGTAAAAGCTTTAGCTGCAGGTGGACATACTGTAATGTTAGGTTCATTATTAGCCGGAACGTCTGAATCTCCTGGTGAGACAGAAATCTTCCAAGGACGCCGCTTTAAAGTATACCGTGGAATGGGTTCACTTGGTGCAATGGAAAAAGGTTCTAAAGACCGTTACTTCCAAGAAGATGCGAAAAAGCTCGTTCCAGAAGGAATTGAAGGACGTTTACCATACAAAGGGCCATTAGCAGATACAATTCATCAATTAGTTGGTGGTGTACGTGCCGGAATGGGTTACTGCGGTGCACCGAATTTAGAACAATTACGTGAAAAATCACAGTTCATCAAAATGTCAGGTGCAGGACTACGTGAATCACATCCACATGATGTACAAATCACAAAAGAATCACCAAACTACTCTTTACAATAATTGCTAGGAAACTTTCAAACGTTACTATCGTCAAATTGAAGATAGTAACGTTTTTTTATTAACAGAAGGTCACATACAACTACTTATGTATGATAAAATGACGTTAGACAAGATTAAAAATTTGGAGGTAGCTTTGTGAAGAAGGTAAAAAAGCAAACGGTTTTAAGTATTGCCTTAATCCCGATTTTAATACTTAGCATGCTGGCGATGACACCTGCTAAGACAAATGCAGCAACGGATTTAGGATTAACGGTAGATGCAGCAATTTTGATTGACGCAGATACAGGAAAAATTTTATATGAGCAAAATGCGGAAACAGCTTTAGGTATTGCAAGTATGACGAAAATGATGACAGAATATCTATTACTTGATGCAATCAAAGAAGGCTCAATTTCATGGGATCAGGAATATAATGTAACAGAGTATACATATAAAGTTTCCCAAAATCGTTTATTGAGTAATGTGCCGTTACGTGCGGATGGTACGTATACGATTAAAGAATTATATGAAGCGATGGCAATCTATTCTGCAAATGCTGCTACAATTGCGATTGCAGAAACAATTGCAGGTACAGAAAAAGAATTCCTGAAATTGATGGATAAAAAAGCAGAAGAACTTGGTTTGGAAAATTACAAGTTTGTAAACGCAACAGGCTTAAATAATGCTGACTTACAAGGCATGCATCCAGAAGGTACTGGAGAAAAGGATGAAAACGTTATGCCTGCTCGTTCTGTAGCAAAATTAGCATACAACTTATTAAAAGATCATCCTGAAATGTTAGAAACAGCAAAGATTCCGAAGAAAGTATTCCGTGAAGGAACTTCGGATGCAATTAGTATGTCCAACTGGAACTTCATGCTACCAGGCCTTGTATATGAATATGAAGGCGTAGACGGGTTAAAAACGGGTACGACAGATTTTGCTGGTCATACGTTTACAGGTACGGCTAAACGCGGAGATACACGTTTAATTGCTGTTGTTATGAAGGCAGTGGATTCAAATGGTGTAGGTTCTTATAAAGCACGTTTTGATGCGACAGCGAAGTTATTCGATTATGGATTTGGTCAATTTTCAAAAGTAGAACTTCTTCCAGGAAACTATGTATTTGAAGAGCAAAAATCAATTCCTGTTATAAAAGGGAAAGAGGACTCTGTCAAAATTGCTGTAAAAGAGCCAGTTTCTGTAATGGTGAAAACAAGCGAAAAAGATTCATACGTTCCGACATTAACATTGGACAAGAAAGAAATTGAAGCAGGTATTGAGAAAGACCAAGTTGTCGGACAGGCTGTACTTGCACCTACAGAAGGTGTAGATTTTGGCTATATTGACGGCAA harbors:
- a CDS encoding c-di-GMP phosphodiesterase; this translates as MEAILIRVEELQLGKVIAEDIFANTQYPIIYKNTKVKPEHLRVFDLFNLKTVLVHNEIEVEEIELNEEKLDIPPVAIPLQQFTSFEKYYLDGIAQLKKEFSNWEAGGRVDLTKVRNIMLPLMDMVLEDRSYIFDLNSYSNAKDYLYHHCIATGLIAAVIAKKMGYERGDTIQLAIAGMLADSGMSRIPSRIRDKKSVLTESEFGEVRKHPYYSYLLIKNVTAIKDIMKVAVYQHHERLDGSGYPKGDRIGSISIFAQIIAVADVFHAMTSERMYRSKQSLFKVIEMIKEEEFGKFDIKVVQALMNIVVDLPIGTKIELSNLELGEVMFINKYSPTRPLVKLTRTGEIVDLSSNRSFYISRVITQGYKLN
- a CDS encoding IMP dehydrogenase (catalyzes the synthesis of xanthosine monophosphate by the NAD+ dependent oxidation of inosine monophosphate), whose product is MWETKFAKEGLTFDDVLLVPGHSEVLPKDVNLSVNLTDNIKLNIPLISAGMDTVTESKMAIAMARQGGIGIIHKNMSIDEQAEEVEKVKRSENGVITNPFFLTPEHQVFDAEHLMGKYRISGVPIVNNMEDQKLVGIITNRDLRFISDYSLKIDDVMTKEDLIIAPVGTTLEDAEKILQQYKIEKLPLVDEAGKLTGLITIKDIEKVIEFPNAAKDSHGRLVVGAAVGVSKDTMMRIAKLVEAQVDIVVIDTAHGHSQGVLNTIKDIRAAYPDLDIIAGNVATAEGTRALFEAGADVVKVGIGPGSICTTRVVAGVGVPQITAVYDAASVARELGKTIIADGGIKYSGDIVKALAAGGHTVMLGSLLAGTSESPGETEIFQGRRFKVYRGMGSLGAMEKGSKDRYFQEDAKKLVPEGIEGRLPYKGPLADTIHQLVGGVRAGMGYCGAPNLEQLREKSQFIKMSGAGLRESHPHDVQITKESPNYSLQ
- a CDS encoding D-alanyl-D-alanine carboxypeptidase, translating into MKKVKKQTVLSIALIPILILSMLAMTPAKTNAATDLGLTVDAAILIDADTGKILYEQNAETALGIASMTKMMTEYLLLDAIKEGSISWDQEYNVTEYTYKVSQNRLLSNVPLRADGTYTIKELYEAMAIYSANAATIAIAETIAGTEKEFLKLMDKKAEELGLENYKFVNATGLNNADLQGMHPEGTGEKDENVMPARSVAKLAYNLLKDHPEMLETAKIPKKVFREGTSDAISMSNWNFMLPGLVYEYEGVDGLKTGTTDFAGHTFTGTAKRGDTRLIAVVMKAVDSNGVGSYKARFDATAKLFDYGFGQFSKVELLPGNYVFEEQKSIPVIKGKEDSVKIAVKEPVSVMVKTSEKDSYVPTLTLDKKEIEAGIEKDQVVGQAVLAPTEGVDFGYIDGNGIVADVVTTEPVERAGKISLMFQGIGSFFGNLWDGVFGFAGNLIK